Sequence from the Phalacrocorax carbo chromosome 8, bPhaCar2.1, whole genome shotgun sequence genome:
TGGGACCAGGGCTGGATCCCTCGGTGGGACCAGGGCTGGATCCCTCGGGGGGGACCAGGGCTGGATCCCTCGGTGGGACCAGGGCTGGATCCCTCGGTGGGACGGGGCTGcatcccggggggggggggggcgggggacaGGCTGGGACGGGGTCCCGAGCCCCTGGATGGGGCCGGCTCAGCGGAACCCCGCGCCGAGCCCCTGGGTGGCGGAGCTGCACCCACGCAGGACAGCGGCCGGGCGGCGAGGGAGGGGCACGCGACGGGGCGGaggcggggccgcggcgcgcGGCAGGGGGCGGCGCccctcactccccccccccttctcccccgcGGCGCTGGTGCTACAACAGCGTGATTTCCCCGAAGTGATGTTGGCGGCGGCAGCCAATGGGAGGCGCGGCCGCCCCCAGCGGCGGCGCTGATTGGTCGGGACGCGGCCGgtcccggggcggcggggaatcccggccgccgccgcgtTATACCCGAGGGCGCGCCCCGCGGGCGGCAGAGGCGGGACGGCGGGCGGCGGGCTCGgacggctcggctcggctcggctcggctcggctcggctcggctcagctcagctcagctcagctcatcGCATCGCACTGTGCTGCActgcaccgcaccgcaccgcaccaCCGCACAACACGGCTCGGGATTGCACGGCTCGGCACCGTACGGCATACCGAGGTGGGTCGCGGTGCCTCCCGCCCCACCGCTCGCCCCCACCCCGTTTTTGCACGGGATCGGAGCCCCGCAGGGTCCGTGGGAGCGGCCccgggggcgcggcgcggctccGTTCGCCAAGGGGGGCAGCGCCGGCTTTGCCCCGACGGAGGCGGTTTGGGGGCGCGGGGCTCGTCGCACCGGCAGCCGTGGGGTGGGCACCGGGCATCTCTcgggcgggaggcggccccTCATCCCACCCACGGGAGGGGACGGGGCGGGGTGTCCCCCCGCACCGGCGCCGACGGGCACGTCCGGGTGCGGCTCCGCTCTGCGGGCTCAGCGCCGGAGGCTCCGCTCCGCCGTTGAGCGGGGTCGGGTCCCGCAGCCCCGAGCCGCGCTCCCCGCGGGGGGCAGCGCCGGCTGGatcccccccccgcgccccgcaaCGGGCGCTCCCCGGGCCGCTGCCCCGCCTTGGTGgtaaaagtttaaaagaaaaaaaaaaaagagtattgtTTGGGAAATTTTGGGTGTCTTGAAAAAACAACCACCGCAaacaggaaattatttctgcagaggaagggctgggagggccgcgccgccccgctccggctgcgcggcggggccggcgcctCGTCCCGCTCCTGCGTGGTCGCAGCGGGGACTGGCCCGGTTGCTGGTCGGGgattccccccccttccccgcagCAGGGTAGGCTCCCCCCTTGCgtaatttaattaataataaactTTTAAGACGGCGGCTGTGCCTCTCTGTGGCCGCAGAGTCGGCGGGTGGAGGTCCCGCAGTGGTCCCTGCGGGGGGACACCCGCACCCGCTCCCGGGAGAACCGCGCCGTGCTGGGGTGGGTTccctcccggggcggggggggccggggtcGAGCTCCCTGGTCCCACCCAGAGCCCCCCCGACCCCGCAGCATGGGCTGAGCACCCGCCGCTGCCATCAGCCCCTTTCCACAATGCAGACCTTGAGGCGTGTTTTGGGCGCAGAGCGGGAGGTGCTGCCACCCAGGAGCAGGTGGAAgatactgaaaaagagataaaatgcAGGAAAAGTAGTTTTGGTTGCATCGGGAGCGCTAGTGGTAATGCTCACAgtagggaagggaagggaggggtgaCATTGCAGAATGGTTAAAATAGCGATGAGTTTTTTGCTGACCTGTTATTTCTTTCATAGACAACATGCCAGTGTCAAGAATGCGCATGAGGCCCTGGCTGGAAATGCAGATTAATTCCAATCAAATCCCAGGACTGATATGGATTAACAAGGTGAGGGTTGTTTGTTActattattgtcattattattactcCTGTGTCATTGACCATCCTTGTTCTTAGATGACACATGGAGAAAACTTGCAAGCATTCTGTTTATTAAAcaactatttttgttttcagaagaggtaCCTCTGGTTGGTACACAATGTAGGAGttccattttgcttttccctgGGAAAATTCCCAGGAGGGAAATGATAAAGTAAAGTAATCTGAACATGATGGAGAACCAAGAAAACTCCGAGATCTCTTAACACTTGCTGCCCGCTCGAGCCAAGTCACCTCCTGTCCCAGTTAAGCAGTTACTGTTACACTCCCAGTTGCTCCCAGTTTTAAGACTTGGCCTGAAAGAAACTGGGTTTGCCTTGCTTTGGTCTGGGAGGCACATCCCTGTGCCTGTACCGCAGGATGAGATCTCTGGGCTTACTGAAGGAGGTCTCTTTCTCTGAAGACTCCTGATCCATCCCAAGTGATGTTTAAGCTAGGACACGGTATTCTTAGGATTCACACAAGGTCTTACGGGCAACTTTAAAAAGGGATCCTCTACCAAAGCGTACCTGGAAAACATACTGCAGTTATTGATGCGTTAGTAGATTAGATGCAACATATTTAAATGATTCTGGGATAAAATTGACACTGTTGCTTAAGTACCGCTTGTGGCTTTCCCTGTTTCAGAACTCATAAAACCCCTCGTATGCATTGAAAAAAATAGGTAGAACAATGGATGTTTAGTTAAGATACAGAGCAGGGGGTTTATAAAATGTCTGAGGCACCCCTGAGAATTCTTTGATTAAAGCCATCATTCCAAATGGGCATCTCTTGAAATTCAAATCTCTATTGGTTTAACTTCAGGATAAGATGATGTTTCAAATCCCCTGGAAACACGCAGCTAAGCATGGCTGGGACATGGAGAAAGACGCCTGCCTTTTCCGGAGCTGGGCCATTCATACAGGTGGGTGCTGGCTTTACATCAGTCGTATCAATAGCTCAAACAAGGTGCTTTTTGTTGTCTTGACTTACGCCTCAGGTAGTTACATTCACTACTAGTACGTATGtcagagaaaatagaaaaactaattttttttggtgggagGAACTAGCACTGAACCACCTGAACACCCCATCTCTTATTTATAGGAAGATACAAAGTGGGTGAGAAGGACCCTGACCCGAAAACCTGGAAGGCGAACTTCCGCTGCGCCATGAATTCCCTGCCTGACATCGAAGAAGTGAAGGATAAAAGCATCAACAAAGGCTCCAGTGCTGTCAGGGTTTACAGGATGCTGCCACCCTTGACAAAGGATCAGAAGAAAGGTAAGACCTCAGCAAGCCCACTGGGGTTACACAGCTTCCACTACTGCGCTTAAACACCGCTTAAATTTCCTGCTCCGCCTAGGCAGGGGTATAACAGGCCTGTTGGTAGCTCCGGTGCTACTGGGCTTAGTCACTGGTTATTGCCACTGGTAACAGTTTGTACGAACAGTTTGTTTTATCCCAGATTCTTTAAACATGCCTAAGGGCATCATCAGGAGGTAACTGGGGCTCGCTGCTACGGGGACAGCGGTAGCAGAGCTTGCTGAGGAGGGCTCAAAGCTGCAAGAGCTCACGCTCGCCTGAAGTGTCAGCCACGCAGCCCTTTCTCACCTTTCGTCTTATTTTTATTCAACAGAAAGGAAGTCAAAGTCTTCAAGAGAAGCAAGAAACAGGAGCAAGAGAAAGGTATGTGTCTGTAGAGACAGCTGAAGAAGCCtgaggttttggtggttttcaaGCTTAACTTTTTTTCATATGGGAAGTTGTGCATTTTTAGACAAGTCTTTCATTCTTTGCCCTTATTTTTGTAGTCATATGAAGATGTGAGGACGGAGGAGTCAGCAGAAAGACTAACCAACACTCCGCTGCCAGATGACCACAGTGGCTACACCGTTCACGACTATGCGGGGCAGGAAGTGGAGGTTGAGAGCACGTCCATCACCTTAGGTAAGACTCAGTTTTTAGCTCTCCGAGCGGAGTGAAAAGTGCTGTTCATGCTAAACCCACAACCTCTGGGCCAGAAGACAAAGATGATTCTTGGGGCCGGGCCTGGCTGCACTGTCAGACGGGCAGGGGGGGAATAGAGGTGGTTGGGTCTCTCCTGTGAGTGCCGACTCCTCCTGATACATCCGTGATCTGCAGACCTCTCCTCGTGCGAGGTGAGCGGCTCCCTGACTGACTGGAAGCCACCGATGGAAATCACCATGGCCGACAGCACCAACGACCTCTACCAGCTCCAGGTGTCTCCGCTGGCTTCGTCCTCGGAAGGtgggtatttcttttttcctaccttGGTCTTTCATCGGTCTACTGGAGGCAGGTTGGAGGCAAGGCAGCGGGATGAAGAAGTGCCTGGGGGAGCAGGAGAAACAAGAGTTGGCTTGTAGAGAAATAACCCCAGCCTCCACCTGATGGATTTTGGGTTCCTAGAGCCACCAGACTGGCCGGGTTACAGACGGGCACGTGCCACCTGCAGAAGTAGTTGCTCATGGGTGGAAGGCTCCAAAATGACATTTACTTTGCACGTGCGGGCAAAGGGGCAGGTTTCATCTCGCAGGCTCAGTGCGGTGGCATGGAAAGGTCAGCCCATAAAGAGGCGAGATTTCTGAGCCGGGAGGGTGGGACTGCGGGTTCCCGAGGCAGCAGGAAGGAGGCAGTGCTGGAAGGAGGACAGAGAGAGGTACAGTAGTGACAGAGGAGGTAACCACGCTTCccagtgggggaaaaataaaaaattaacatgGATATATCGGAGTGGTCCTTCACTCAGGGTGCAAATCGCCTTCCTCCCACATACCGAGCGGGCTCTGCTTTGGTGACTCTTGGGGAGGCGCAAGAGCCACGCATCCCAACGTGCAGTAGTTGGAAGAGCATCCGAGACGAAGGGCTGCGGGGAGTTTGGGGCACGGAGCTGCCGATGGGCCTCCCTGCCTCAAACCCATGAGCCCCTCCTCGGTGTCACCCACGGCAGGGGGAAGTAAAAGGTAGTGCTGTTGTGTGACAAGAGAGTATGAAGGGAGTATGCTTCTTCTTGTGTGGCGAGGAAGCAGAAGTGTGAGGGCTAACGTGTGAAAAGCTGACCTCTATggctgatttcttctttttttttttttatgtgcttACTAAACAGTCACAGACGAAGATGAAGAGGAAATGAATTCAGACATTTTTAAGGTAAAAACAGCCCTTCTGGTCAGAATAGAATTGGCCAAAGTTGCCTTTTGCACCAAGACAGGAAGGGAAGCAGCTATCTGATCCAGTCCTGTGCGGGCTGAACATACACTTACGTAATCCAAGACCCTTATTTAATGAGGAagcctgaaaaattaaattaaaaaaaagaaggctacTTCACAGGCATGAGCTGGAGAGGGCACATCCATGGAGATATTTACTCTTCATGTGAATGTTGGAGAAAGCTGTTGAGAACTGCCAGAAGCAGAGGTCGCTGTATTAGAGGCTGCAGTGCTCTctagacatttttattttgccctTCCCTCCACCTCTGACATGTGTGGCGCTTAATCTGTCCTTCCAGACATGTCATGCTCATCCCACTGATAAGAAAGGGGTTTCATCGCCAAAGATGCTCTGGCCCGCCTAGTTTCgcattaattttgcttttttaactgGAAGTAAACAGAGTTTTATATAACTTAGCATGAGAAGATGCAATTTGATCTTTTTTGCTTACCCGTCTTCTGAGTgagagaaaggaataaaatattgcACGCACAGAAAGGAGCGGTTTTTACCATCTCCTTATTCTCTTACAGCTGCTTGAACCGACCCAAGACTGGCACACCACCAGCGTTGGGGGGAAAGGCTTTCTCACCAACGAGCCGGGCACGCAGACCATGTGCAGCGCTTACAGCTACAAGGAGCAGGACGGGGAGATCGACACGACTTCAGGTACAGACTCTGCGGTGATCGCTGACGCAGCATGATGCAGACGAGGGGTTTCATGCAAGACACTAACTGGGAGGGAGCAAAGCCACCGGAGGAGGTAGCACAGCCCTGTGTTCTGAGGTCTCCAAGCAGCCTGTCGGAAGGCTGTAAGGAGTTTgctgatgaaaaggaaaaggtgaaaaatgcCTCCAGTAAAAGTATGCTATGGATTTATCGTAGGGTTATAAACACGTAAGTTACGTCAGCTTTCGGGACCTCCTTGCAACGTAACTGAAGAATTTCCGCTAGCGATAGCTTAAATGGGACAGGTTAACAGAGGGTGTTTGGAGTACTTTTAGTAAAATATTAGTCTAAGGTATTTGCTGACATCTGAGAAatctttcctcttgttttttttctacgTTGATAAACATTGactgcttttctcttgctgCATGTGATTCGGTACTCAttcttggtttattttgtcTAGGAGACCTGGAGTTCAGGTTCTTCGACCAGAAAAGCAGCCTAGACTTCTCCTGGCTGGAGACAGTGAGACCTACCATGCAAGTCATTCCCTGTGGCTTGTAAAACCCTGGCTTCTTCCAACCATGGACTGCTCTTGGGTAGAAACTTCAGCAAGCCTGAGGAGAATGGAAGAAATTGTTTGTTACTGACTGAATGAAGCAAGTAGCTTTTTCTATTCCGTTTAACTTTTAGGCCTGAAAAGGTTATAAAGAAAAACTCCATTATTAAAGAAAAGGACTCCCATCTCGCTAGCAGGACTCCTGGCACCACAGACGCTCAGCTGCATACGCACCTTGTCGTCGCTTCGCAGGTGAAGCTTTTGCTGGAAGGTCGCCGATGTGCTGTGGGGCCTGACCTGGTGGGGTACCACCGAAAGGCGTCGTGTGCCGGCGGCGTGGGGAGGGAGGCGGTTACCGTCCTCCCTGCGCAAGACGTGATAAGCACTTTACCCGTGGAGTGCTTGGGGGAGACGCTGCAAAGGAGTCTCTTGCCTGTTAGTTTTGGTTGCTGCTTAGTTGTGCAACACTGGTGACATTGAGCTTAACGACTGTCATTACACTTAGTCAGGAAAATTGCACTAATTGGCCCTCTCTGATTTGTTCCATCATATAGCTCATCTTTCAGATCTTTCAACTTTAGAACTGTGTAAATAGTTTTAGACcaataaaatgtgaaaattcagTTTAGGCTTTGCTTCCACATAGTACAGTTACCCAGGTCCACTCATAGGATGTTATCTGCTCGTAACCATGCTGTATCTATTTCCACGTAATAGTTGAAGAGCTGCTGCATGAAACAATTTTTGCACTGATGGGGGCAGAGCTCTTTATTTATACCAGGCCTCTCCAAGATCCCCTCCAGCACTCTACCAGGATACCTACAGTACTGTATGCAGCAAGCCGTATCGCCCTGCAGACCCACCCTGGGCCAGCATGTGCAGGAAAGTGCAGGATAGAAGAGGTTTCAGTTTGCGTGTAATGCATAAAATTAAATCACTAAGTAATAGTCTATTTTCTTGTACAGTTTGTATATAGTGttgtatatttgttttaataaaaatgttttatatatgACATGTTTACTTTTTCTCATGGGAGAGCTCTGCGAATGCATTCTGCATTCCTTGAAAATACCCAAACAGATGTGCTGTTGACAGAGACAGTTGCGGGGTTGTTTTTTCATGAGTCATGAAAGCGCAGGGAGTTTAGTACAGTTTTTCACCCCGCACAACTTCCCAGTGCGGCTGATGGGTGGAATCCTGCTTGTCCGGCTTCTGTGCACATGTCAGGGAGTTGGTTTGTAGCTGCCGTCATCTGCACCAGTCAGCCCTAACTTAGAGCAGGGTTACAGGCTGCGCTattaaaacccaaaacccaccccatGCACCGAGTCCCTGCTCTGGATGTCCCTATCAGCAACACTCGGCTTCTGTGATAAGAAGATCAGCGATGAAGACCTAGCTAAACAACCTCGGTTTGCCTAAAGAGAAAGCACATGCAAAATTCAGCAGGCAAGGGGAAAGCGAGCtggttttctctctgttttattCATTTGCCATACTTTAAGGCTTGAAAGGTCTGACATGTCATTGCATTGTTTGGAGTGGGAGGCGAGAGGCAAGTGCGGCTGAGGCAATGCgtctccagctgcagcccctggcatCTGACAGTGCCTGGAAAACCCCTGTACTGAACAAAGCTGTGCCGCGAGGGCCTTTGGGGAATAACTTCATTCGCTGAGCAAGAACAAGGGTGGACCGAGGAGAATAtcaggctgcaggagaggaagaCCCAACCCAAAGGGCTGGAACAAAGTGGATGTTTCCTACTGCCTTTGGCACCGGCTCTGCTGCGACTTGACCTGCAGACGTGCAGGGACGGATGTGTGGTTTACCAAGGGGAAAAGGGTAAAAATAAATGCCATAGGAAGCAAGTGGTGGTGGGTCTCAAATCCAGCACAGCTAAAAGGTTTGGATACGGCACAGCCAGGTGGATGggcagcctggggagggagaggctgaGCAGTTACTGCCGTGCCTGTTAGTCATTAACTGGCCCTAATCTCTGAGACAGCCGAAAGCAGacggctgcaggcagcaccctTCCAGGTGCACCAGGTGGAGAGCAGCTTCTTACAGCCTCATCCTGGCTCTGCGTGGGTGGCAGCCTGGGGGGCTGCGACCCCGTTGTCCCCCCCCGCCGTGGTCACGCTCCCCGGCAGGGTCCTCGGCCCGAGGGTCCACCTCCCGGGAAGGGATCCATCCAGCCGGGAACCCGCTGGGTACCAGGGCTGTCAGAGCAGAGGCCTCGGCTGCCTCGGATCACAACCGCCTAAAGCCCTGCACAGCCGCTTGGCGCAGTTCTAGAGCAGGATTGTTTTGTGCATGGGCAAAGAAATCACCCACCAGACCCGACCTGTGCCCTGgccggctgcagcagcagctactGCTGGGGAGAGACCGTGGGGCTGCTGGATCTAGAGCCACCTTTGTCCGCCCAGGAAGGGACACAGCCTCAGTGCCATCAACATAACCAGAGGAAATCAGTTTTGTTCAGGAACCACTGCAAGTTTGGTACACACAGCggcgggggggagagggggcgggagagagaaggggaacTGTCTACGATGTAAACAGTGCTAAAATAAGGTAGAGATTAATTTGCCCATTCATCCATTAGAAGGAACAAGATTTTCACAGTTATGCTGAGATAcaaaaaaacacagcacttaAATTTTCACAGCACTTAAATTTTCACAGCACTTAAATTTTCACAGATAAAAGGTCTGACTGAGATTTgaggacagaagaaaacagcaactAGTGCCTCACACCCAGGGACCCTAGAAACGCTCCAAGTGTTTTTTTACCAGGACAGAGGAGACGCTTTCCTTCCTCACCTGCCAAGGTACGTGCGTGACCGACTGCACATTAGGCATTTTGCCAGTGAAAAATGGTCAAGTCCCATGACAGGGTGGAATTTATCCAACCTGTTGCTTCACTGGGTTGAACTCTCAAATTCCAAGTATcttggtgttggttttttttggtttgaaCTTTTTGGGAGAGGGATAAAAATCAGAGTCCAGCTTTCCAGCTCAGGAGGGGTGCGACTTGCCGAACCCCAGCTGAGACTCAGCggctgctgtgctgtgccgATGCCTGACTGACCCCTCCATCACCTCTGGGGCAGGTGGGATTTGTAGAAGTAACATTCCTTCTCCCAGTGCAAACTAAGGAGACCTTTAAGCTGCTTGTACCCAGAGGAGCATCATGAGCATAAATGAGGATAAACCTACTGCATAGGCTGTGCgataaaagcagttttaaaacctTGATGTTGGATTCTTCTGAACTTGCCTATCCTAATCAAGTGAACTTCAGCTGGCATTCCTGTATTGGAATAGGAGTTGTTTTCACCTTTAATACGCACACAGCTACATTCAGCTGGGAAGTAATTACCAGGACAGTAGGTCATTGGAGGGAGCTCACCCCTGCCTAACCCAGACAaagcaataaaaggaaaatttttacgGGCAGGGCTCAAAAGGCGAGCGGCTCTTTCTTGTGCCACGAACCTTGTATGATAGTGAGAAAGACCTATAGGCAAtgcaactgttttaaaaataaagagagatCACCTTTCTGtggtggaaaacaaaaagtagtCATTATACAATCAGTGGTCATTTGGGAAATGAACGGAGCTAATGCTGCAGGCTTGGCAGGCTGCTCGGGCAGAGGCTCTCCATTACTTACACCATGCTTAAACCATCACTGGCTGCAGCTTGCTTGCAAACCTTGgaaccatttaaaaacaaatccaaaatcCTTCTTATTTAGTTTCAGAGCTTTAGGATGTTAGCAGGACAAAACATCCTGGAAAATACCACAACAGTCTCACTAACAGTCCCACCGCCTGAACCTGGGAATGCCCTAGAGCGACTCAGGCACCGATTTTGCTGCTGTAGCATCCTGCATCAAAGTACCAGACCTCGGTTCATGCCAAGAGCGATTTTCAGTGCTGCAGGGACGAGGCTGTCATGCACCTGTTAACTGCAGCTTTTCCTAGTGAAAACCCTTGTCCTATGGAGTGTTTTTCCCCGATCTTTGTCCAAAGAGCTTGTTAAAATGCCCTTCCATAATTAGAAGGGAACATAACTTTCTCCCCTGTGGTTTGCTCAGCACATTGCTCATAATTTAATCGCTCATTAGGAACAACCTGTGAGCACCTCAGCACCGTGCTGTCGAAAGGAGATTTTTTTGCTTGTgcttgcccagagaggtggcaccTGGCATCATGAGCTTTGCCCaacaggcagcagagcctgcaATTATTGTTTCACCTTTATTTGCCATGGTGATTGAATCCTGATAACTGGACACATTTCCAGGCAGTCATATGATTTATAATATCACACCTATAAAAAAAAGCCATGCTTCAGACCAAAGGTATGAATTTATAACTGCAAAAACTAGTGGAATATTTGTTTGTGGTGCAAAGGCAAACTATTGCTTAGATAGCAACTGAGTGTCTTGGACTACAAAcattatttctgtgctgttttgctGGATCATTCTTCCTCTCTGGTTCCCCAAGGGTCCATTCCCCCTGTTTGTACGCACAACACAAGGAGGACACAAACTTCTGCAGGGCAGAAACCTCTCCAACAGAAGAGGTGTTGTCTGTAGAAAAGTTAGTTTTAGAACTTAgatgaggaaaaagctttcttagaaaggaagaaagggaggaaagtcACATTTTCACGGATGAATTGTATCTAAGTTGTGTTTTCTCCTATACCAAGCGCTTCAGTCCACTCCGTACCCTCTTCCACTGTACCACCACACTTCAGAGCTCCTTTC
This genomic interval carries:
- the IRF1 gene encoding interferon regulatory factor 1, which translates into the protein MPVSRMRMRPWLEMQINSNQIPGLIWINKDKMMFQIPWKHAAKHGWDMEKDACLFRSWAIHTGRYKVGEKDPDPKTWKANFRCAMNSLPDIEEVKDKSINKGSSAVRVYRMLPPLTKDQKKERKSKSSREARNRSKRKSYEDVRTEESAERLTNTPLPDDHSGYTVHDYAGQEVEVESTSITLDLSSCEVSGSLTDWKPPMEITMADSTNDLYQLQVSPLASSSEVTDEDEEEMNSDIFKLLEPTQDWHTTSVGGKGFLTNEPGTQTMCSAYSYKEQDGEIDTTSGDLEFRFFDQKSSLDFSWLETVRPTMQVIPCGL